From Hippea alviniae EP5-r, the proteins below share one genomic window:
- a CDS encoding N-glycosylase/DNA lyase: MEKKLLQKKIVQTYKQLKSQIETRLKEFRSTYKKSDLEIFKELLFCILTPQSKAEKAWQIIKDLEKENLILETPQDILEEKLKNVRFRFNKTKYIKEAQDRFVKGKRIILKEIIEQFNDEKEIRRWLINNVKGLGMKEASHFLRNIGKGENLSILDRHILRALKELEIIDEIPKTLTSKRYEDIELKMKKFADEINMSLSHLDFVLWQIQTGRIFK; the protein is encoded by the coding sequence ATGGAGAAAAAACTCTTACAAAAAAAGATAGTTCAAACATACAAGCAGCTAAAAAGTCAGATAGAAACAAGATTGAAAGAATTTAGAAGCACCTACAAAAAAAGTGATTTAGAAATATTCAAAGAGCTTCTGTTCTGCATTTTAACGCCACAATCCAAAGCAGAGAAAGCATGGCAAATAATAAAAGATTTAGAAAAAGAAAACTTGATATTAGAAACGCCACAGGATATATTAGAAGAAAAGTTAAAGAATGTTAGGTTCAGGTTTAACAAAACAAAATACATCAAAGAAGCTCAAGATAGGTTTGTAAAAGGCAAAAGGATTATTTTAAAAGAGATAATTGAGCAATTTAATGATGAAAAAGAAATTAGAAGATGGCTAATTAATAATGTTAAAGGTCTGGGAATGAAAGAAGCAAGTCATTTTTTAAGAAACATTGGCAAAGGCGAAAATTTAAGCATCTTAGATAGACACATATTAAGGGCTTTAAAAGAATTAGAAATAATAGACGAGATACCAAAAACATTAACATCAAAAAGATACGAAGATATAGAGTTAAAAATGAAAAAGTTTGCAGATGAGATAAACATGTCACTTTCTCACTTAGACTTTGTTTTATGGCAAATCCAGACAGGAAGAATATTTAAATAG
- a CDS encoding molybdopterin-dependent oxidoreductase has product MISLNRRSFLKLSSLVGGGLLFFKPSAKAGLYTPHYKKPAGEIKYYPNICSFCSTACDIMVRTRVDGKFKKPQKIDGNPKSTLNRGRICARGQSGIRTVYNPDRIKYPLIRVEGSKRGEWKFRKATWKEVEEYIRKKITEHNIQPHELAVFMGQRACAYEKLGAFAFSASVGTPNIIGSPMQNCVMAEHAGADVTVGTMITHDELLVDMDNAKVMLVVGSNAAIAGISVSRAVRFAQGKRNGMKVIVLDPRLSETAAKADKWIPIKPGSNMPFLMAVIHQLIKNEWYEDEFLRRHSTAPFLIYEENGAPVALGQNKNPNEFPFSEKYYVYDEISGQIVEVEGFTNDNIGNRKIRPALFAPKGLTYEGKPVKTAFDYLWEKVKDATPEWAAKYCDIPKEDIEETARMLGTIRPATVHPGWLDGRYEDVVQARKAAAIINVLVGGLDREGGWLYNPEDREGIERFHKAYESGKLNNPMSLMMATAMAPGLLGVIGKLEGMMYSGNFPLFRGYPHFTRAYFEYRKKQGEKGIPFSLFINAGFQEAVEGKLTWNGKPYRIKFAYIYSTNPLKDYFGYKSWAKAFANPNLKLVVVDEILPSDIAAFADVILPDKTYLEKYSGIWPDGPNTDMAIRTRFPSVSQIGDTKGGDEVFCMISNAMAGKKGGDYGSAAMIVSQFTGWDMGKLMKEMAAAWKGKQPLYEAYRKAGLYSVSKKLGMTPEQLEKKLEKDGVLILERKEELLEKKGMPYKLPVPTFSGRVEIYSTLLSHFNYKYGVDPHWNPILEFIDFEYRKGAKRDFKPTGNEFFFAFGKVPEMTYLTTADNPLLHALVTRHAEENYGFWMNPKAAARLGLKEGDKIEVENTVSGQKITSFVHITEGIREDTIYTMSDFGLENPRLTYAHGKGVDLGRIIPYRLGPVTGASLSCQFTVKVRKI; this is encoded by the coding sequence ATGATTTCGTTAAATAGAAGAAGCTTCTTGAAGCTTTCATCTTTGGTTGGTGGTGGTTTGCTCTTCTTCAAACCATCTGCCAAGGCTGGTCTCTACACACCGCATTACAAGAAACCTGCAGGTGAGATTAAATACTATCCAAACATCTGTAGCTTTTGTTCAACAGCATGTGACATAATGGTTAGAACAAGGGTTGATGGCAAGTTTAAAAAGCCACAAAAAATTGATGGGAACCCAAAATCTACTCTCAACAGAGGAAGGATATGTGCAAGGGGGCAATCAGGTATAAGAACTGTTTATAACCCTGACAGGATTAAATATCCTCTTATAAGGGTTGAGGGTTCAAAAAGAGGTGAATGGAAGTTTAGAAAGGCGACTTGGAAAGAAGTTGAAGAGTATATAAGGAAAAAGATAACTGAGCATAATATACAACCTCATGAGCTTGCTGTATTTATGGGTCAGCGTGCTTGTGCTTATGAGAAACTTGGAGCTTTTGCTTTTTCTGCTTCTGTTGGGACACCGAATATTATCGGTTCTCCTATGCAGAATTGTGTTATGGCAGAGCATGCTGGTGCAGATGTTACTGTTGGAACAATGATTACTCACGACGAGCTGCTTGTAGATATGGATAATGCAAAGGTTATGCTCGTTGTGGGAAGTAACGCTGCTATAGCTGGAATATCCGTTTCAAGAGCAGTTAGATTTGCTCAGGGTAAAAGAAATGGAATGAAAGTTATCGTATTGGATCCAAGGCTCAGTGAGACAGCCGCAAAAGCTGATAAATGGATTCCTATTAAGCCGGGCTCTAATATGCCGTTTTTGATGGCAGTTATACATCAACTGATAAAGAATGAGTGGTATGAAGATGAATTTTTAAGAAGACACTCAACAGCTCCGTTTTTGATTTATGAAGAGAATGGTGCACCTGTTGCTTTGGGCCAGAATAAAAACCCAAACGAGTTCCCATTCTCAGAAAAATACTATGTTTACGATGAGATTTCTGGTCAGATCGTTGAGGTTGAAGGATTTACTAATGATAATATAGGAAATAGAAAGATAAGACCTGCTCTATTTGCCCCAAAGGGTCTAACTTATGAAGGCAAACCGGTAAAGACTGCATTTGATTATCTCTGGGAGAAGGTAAAAGACGCTACACCTGAGTGGGCAGCTAAATACTGTGATATTCCAAAAGAAGACATTGAAGAGACAGCAAGGATGCTTGGCACGATTAGACCTGCAACGGTTCATCCGGGCTGGCTTGATGGAAGATATGAAGATGTTGTTCAAGCAAGGAAAGCAGCAGCTATAATTAATGTGCTTGTAGGTGGTTTAGATAGAGAAGGTGGTTGGCTTTATAACCCTGAAGATAGGGAAGGTATAGAAAGATTCCACAAGGCATATGAGTCTGGAAAGCTTAATAATCCTATGTCTTTGATGATGGCAACCGCTATGGCGCCGGGACTTCTTGGTGTTATAGGTAAACTTGAAGGTATGATGTATTCGGGCAATTTCCCTCTGTTTAGAGGCTATCCTCATTTTACAAGAGCTTATTTTGAATACAGAAAGAAACAAGGAGAAAAAGGCATTCCTTTCTCTTTGTTTATAAATGCTGGTTTCCAGGAAGCCGTTGAAGGAAAGCTAACGTGGAATGGTAAACCTTATAGAATCAAGTTCGCATACATATACTCAACTAACCCACTTAAGGATTATTTTGGTTATAAGAGTTGGGCTAAAGCATTTGCAAATCCAAATCTTAAGCTTGTTGTTGTTGATGAAATATTGCCGTCTGATATTGCGGCATTTGCGGATGTTATATTGCCAGACAAGACCTATCTTGAGAAGTATAGCGGAATATGGCCAGATGGTCCTAATACAGATATGGCCATAAGAACAAGGTTCCCAAGTGTTAGCCAAATTGGTGACACCAAAGGTGGAGATGAAGTATTCTGTATGATATCCAATGCTATGGCTGGTAAGAAAGGCGGAGATTACGGCTCTGCTGCTATGATTGTAAGCCAATTTACTGGTTGGGATATGGGTAAGCTAATGAAAGAGATGGCAGCTGCATGGAAAGGCAAACAGCCATTATATGAGGCTTACAGAAAGGCAGGCTTGTATTCTGTAAGCAAGAAGCTTGGCATGACGCCAGAGCAACTTGAAAAGAAGTTAGAAAAAGATGGTGTCTTGATTCTTGAGAGAAAAGAAGAGTTGTTAGAGAAAAAGGGTATGCCTTACAAGCTACCTGTTCCGACATTCTCTGGAAGAGTAGAGATTTATTCTACACTGTTGTCTCACTTCAACTATAAATACGGAGTTGACCCACATTGGAATCCTATACTTGAGTTTATAGACTTTGAATATAGAAAAGGTGCGAAGAGAGACTTTAAACCTACTGGTAATGAATTCTTCTTCGCGTTCGGTAAGGTACCAGAGATGACTTACTTAACAACTGCCGACAATCCGCTTCTGCATGCGCTTGTCACAAGACATGCCGAAGAGAATTATGGGTTCTGGATGAATCCAAAGGCTGCAGCAAGGTTGGGATTGAAAGAAGGCGACAAAATAGAAGTTGAGAACACTGTTTCTGGTCAGAAGATAACATCGTTTGTCCATATAACAGAAGGTATAAGGGAAGATACGATTTACACTATGAGCGATTTCGGTCTTGAAAATCCAAGATTGACATATGCTCATGGAAAAGGTGTAGATTTAGGTAGAATTATACCTTATAGATTGGGTCCGGTAACTGGCGCTTCACTAAGCTGTCAGTTTACAGTAAAGGTGAGAAAAATATAA
- a CDS encoding endonuclease MutS2 has product MRDTLSLLDYDKLKEIIKKQIQTEYGKKALDKLKPVFDFEKAKKEFKTLKAFLEHFNKWHTLTIDDIYISDIIEDSFVGMLDEKELKNIGDFISQLVRIKEEIESNEKEFYANFINFDIPYNLLDEITKAIDEHGLLKDSASAHLFEIRNEKKEVQQNITRVLKNIMHSRARDVLLDTAVFLKRSRYTILLKPNFKEYINGRIIDIGKSGGFFVEPDAVFNLNSRLEELEAKEEAERRRILFSITNLVRENVSRLKINERKIGFLDLNIAKYLYSKKLPECDIKFSNKPIIYAKKSKHPILTYIKEDTKPVDIDLKSNSKLIITGPNTGGKTVFLKTIGLIILSVYSAIPPSAEELTIGNFDNLFAVIGDQQDIFESLSGFSSKIATFKKAFEKATQNTLILLDEIGSGTSPDEGEAVAYAIIKETAKRCVVCASTHYKKLAYILQSEGFNTASFEFDSKTLKPTYRLTYGRIGKSYGIEIIKTLGLEKEIVETAKRFYKDSSSTFAKLESQLERNIEHYRKRKEELDRLKKIYSEIVQKEQKEKERFLEELKKTKEEKEKEFEKLIEELKNEIATLLKEKNISKTHKNLDRIKKQAEEVFKKEKTIQEKPDLQEGDSIEFNGIIGKLINIKNNKATVEIEGKMLIVDIHKLKKAKKEEKAQQVKINTSKTVKSLELNLIGKRSDEAKLELLKFIDSLAMDSIEKARIVHGHGSGILKSMVRETLKEMPVVKRFYPALPEEGGDGATIIELK; this is encoded by the coding sequence ATGAGAGACACCTTAAGCCTACTGGATTACGACAAACTAAAAGAGATTATAAAAAAGCAGATACAAACAGAGTATGGAAAAAAGGCACTTGACAAACTAAAACCCGTATTCGATTTCGAAAAGGCAAAAAAAGAGTTCAAAACGCTCAAAGCATTTTTAGAACACTTTAACAAATGGCACACACTGACTATCGACGACATATACATAAGCGATATTATCGAAGATTCTTTTGTTGGTATGCTCGATGAGAAGGAATTAAAAAACATTGGCGATTTTATATCCCAACTTGTAAGAATAAAAGAAGAGATTGAAAGCAACGAGAAGGAGTTTTATGCTAACTTTATAAACTTCGACATACCGTATAATCTTCTCGATGAGATAACAAAGGCGATAGATGAGCATGGTCTATTGAAAGATTCTGCTTCTGCACATCTATTTGAGATAAGAAACGAAAAAAAGGAGGTTCAGCAAAATATAACGCGGGTTTTAAAAAATATAATGCACTCACGGGCAAGGGATGTTCTTCTGGATACAGCCGTTTTTTTGAAACGCTCAAGATATACAATTCTGCTTAAACCCAATTTCAAAGAGTATATAAACGGAAGAATTATAGATATAGGAAAAAGCGGTGGCTTCTTTGTCGAGCCAGATGCAGTGTTTAACTTAAACTCAAGATTAGAAGAGTTAGAAGCAAAAGAAGAAGCAGAAAGAAGAAGGATACTTTTTAGTATAACAAATCTCGTAAGGGAGAATGTATCACGGCTAAAAATCAACGAAAGAAAAATAGGCTTTTTAGACTTAAACATAGCAAAATATCTATACTCAAAGAAATTGCCAGAGTGCGATATTAAATTCTCAAATAAACCTATAATCTACGCAAAAAAATCGAAACATCCGATACTAACATACATAAAAGAAGACACAAAACCTGTTGATATAGACTTAAAATCAAACTCAAAACTGATAATAACAGGCCCAAACACCGGTGGAAAAACCGTATTTTTAAAAACAATAGGCCTTATAATTCTAAGTGTGTATTCTGCCATTCCACCATCGGCAGAAGAACTAACCATAGGAAACTTCGATAACCTGTTTGCAGTTATAGGAGACCAGCAAGACATATTTGAATCCCTAAGCGGATTTTCATCAAAGATAGCAACCTTCAAAAAGGCATTCGAAAAAGCCACACAAAACACACTTATCCTGCTTGATGAGATAGGCTCTGGCACATCACCAGACGAAGGAGAAGCTGTTGCCTATGCAATAATCAAAGAGACAGCAAAGAGATGCGTTGTCTGTGCATCAACCCATTACAAAAAATTGGCATACATACTCCAATCAGAAGGCTTTAATACGGCATCATTCGAGTTTGATTCAAAAACCCTAAAACCAACATACAGACTAACATACGGCAGGATAGGAAAGAGCTATGGTATAGAGATAATAAAGACACTCGGTTTAGAAAAGGAGATTGTTGAAACTGCAAAAAGATTCTATAAGGATAGCTCATCAACATTTGCAAAACTGGAATCGCAGCTTGAAAGAAACATAGAACACTACAGAAAAAGAAAAGAAGAGTTAGATAGACTAAAAAAGATCTATTCAGAAATTGTCCAAAAAGAGCAAAAAGAGAAGGAAAGATTCTTAGAAGAGCTGAAGAAAACAAAAGAAGAAAAGGAAAAGGAATTCGAAAAACTCATAGAAGAGCTAAAAAACGAGATTGCCACACTTCTAAAAGAGAAAAACATATCAAAAACCCACAAAAACTTGGATAGAATAAAAAAACAGGCAGAAGAAGTTTTCAAAAAAGAAAAAACCATCCAAGAAAAACCCGATTTACAAGAAGGAGACTCCATTGAGTTTAATGGCATAATCGGAAAATTGATAAACATAAAGAACAATAAGGCAACAGTTGAAATAGAAGGAAAGATGCTCATCGTTGACATTCACAAACTAAAAAAAGCTAAAAAAGAAGAAAAAGCCCAGCAGGTAAAGATAAACACTTCAAAAACAGTCAAGAGCTTAGAGCTAAACCTAATAGGTAAAAGAAGCGATGAAGCAAAATTGGAGCTTTTGAAGTTTATTGATTCTCTTGCTATGGACTCTATAGAAAAAGCACGCATCGTGCATGGACACGGCAGCGGAATACTCAAAAGTATGGTAAGAGAAACACTTAAAGAGATGCCTGTTGTAAAAAGATTCTATCCTGCACTACCAGAAGAAGGCGGAGATGGAGCAACAATTATTGAACTAAAATAA
- a CDS encoding ferritin, which produces MIDKRMEEAINKQINEELYSAYLYLSMSAWFDSIGLKGFANWMMVQYKEETDHAMKFYNYLQSQGAEVKLFAIKEPPHSWDSPLHAFEETLKHEQHITKCINELVDLAEELKDRATYNMLQWFINEQVEEEENDREIIDKLKLIEGSRHGIYMIDRELAQRKYTPEI; this is translated from the coding sequence ATGATAGACAAAAGAATGGAAGAAGCAATTAACAAACAGATTAACGAGGAGCTGTACTCGGCTTATCTCTATCTTTCAATGTCAGCATGGTTTGACTCTATAGGATTAAAGGGTTTTGCCAACTGGATGATGGTTCAGTACAAAGAAGAAACAGACCACGCTATGAAGTTTTACAACTATCTGCAATCTCAGGGTGCCGAAGTCAAATTATTTGCAATAAAAGAGCCTCCACACTCCTGGGATTCACCGCTCCATGCGTTTGAAGAGACTCTAAAACACGAACAGCACATAACAAAATGCATAAATGAACTCGTTGACTTAGCAGAAGAGTTAAAGGACAGAGCCACTTACAATATGCTTCAATGGTTTATAAACGAGCAGGTTGAAGAAGAAGAAAACGACAGAGAAATTATAGACAAACTAAAACTAATTGAAGGAAGCAGACACGGAATATACATGATAGATAGAGAACTTGCTCAGAGGAAATACACGCCAGAAATTTAA
- a CDS encoding 4Fe-4S dicluster domain-containing protein: MARYGMVMDVTSCLGCRACMAACSQWNQTPFWAEDFKGKWRTRVTELEEGKFPETHKVFFPTICMHCENPPCHSVCPTGATYINKDGIVLIDYDLCLGCGYCIEACPYDARYEYEKEDLEKDEFYFGEDARHHQVHVDKCTFCVDRLAEGIEPSCAATCVGHARIFGDLDDPNSEVAKLVNSGKAKPLSPYLGVHPKVYYIK; this comes from the coding sequence ATGGCAAGATATGGAATGGTAATGGATGTGACATCATGCTTGGGCTGCAGAGCTTGTATGGCGGCATGCTCCCAGTGGAATCAAACGCCGTTTTGGGCTGAAGATTTCAAGGGAAAGTGGAGAACAAGGGTTACGGAGTTAGAAGAGGGCAAATTTCCAGAAACTCATAAGGTTTTCTTCCCGACTATATGTATGCATTGTGAAAATCCACCATGTCATTCGGTTTGCCCAACAGGTGCAACATATATCAATAAAGACGGTATAGTTCTTATTGATTACGACTTATGCTTGGGTTGCGGTTACTGTATTGAAGCATGTCCTTATGATGCAAGATATGAGTATGAAAAAGAAGACCTTGAGAAGGATGAGTTCTACTTTGGTGAAGACGCAAGACATCATCAGGTTCATGTTGATAAGTGTACATTCTGCGTAGATAGGCTTGCTGAAGGTATAGAGCCAAGCTGTGCAGCGACCTGTGTTGGGCATGCAAGAATTTTCGGTGATTTAGATGACCCTAACTCTGAAGTTGCTAAGTTGGTCAATAGTGGAAAGGCTAAACCATTAAGCCCATACTTGGGCGTGCATCCTAAAGTTTATTACATTAAATAA
- a CDS encoding FprA family A-type flavoprotein translates to MIKKLTESVYNVGAIDWGRTLFDEIVPTPQGTSYNAYIVFGKEKTALIDTVEPYKLDELKRNLEELNVKKIDYIISNHAEQDHSGSIPALLEMFPEAIVITNEKCKGFEMDLLHIPEEKFKVIKEGDTVKLGGKTLEFIFTPWVHWPETMSTYLIEDKILFSCDFFGSHVATSYTFAKYYDKVYHEAKRYYAEIMMPFRNFIEKNIKKVEAKEINIIAPSHGPAFDNPEYIINAYKEWIDPTPQNMVLIAFVSMHESTRKMVEYLADALVQKGVDVKIRNLTTGDVGEIAMDLVDVATIIIATPMVLAGAHPNAVYGAYLANVLRPKAKFAGIIGSFGWGGKAVDVIKANLSNLKVELLEPVFIKGDAKDKDLAKLDELAETIYQKHKEAGIIK, encoded by the coding sequence ATGATTAAAAAACTTACAGAAAGTGTTTACAATGTCGGTGCAATTGACTGGGGTAGAACGCTGTTTGACGAGATAGTGCCAACGCCACAGGGAACAAGCTACAACGCCTATATTGTGTTTGGAAAAGAGAAAACAGCATTAATCGACACGGTAGAGCCATATAAATTAGACGAGTTAAAAAGGAATTTAGAAGAGCTGAATGTAAAAAAGATAGACTACATCATCTCAAACCACGCAGAGCAAGACCACTCAGGCAGCATACCAGCGCTTCTTGAGATGTTTCCAGAAGCAATAGTAATAACAAATGAGAAGTGCAAAGGCTTCGAGATGGACTTACTCCACATTCCAGAAGAAAAGTTTAAGGTAATAAAGGAAGGCGACACTGTAAAGTTAGGTGGCAAAACACTTGAGTTTATCTTCACACCCTGGGTTCACTGGCCAGAAACAATGAGCACATATCTAATAGAAGACAAAATCCTATTTAGTTGCGATTTCTTCGGCTCTCATGTTGCAACATCCTATACATTCGCAAAGTATTACGACAAGGTCTATCACGAAGCAAAAAGGTATTATGCCGAGATAATGATGCCATTTAGAAATTTTATCGAGAAAAACATTAAAAAGGTTGAAGCAAAAGAGATAAACATTATAGCACCAAGTCATGGACCAGCATTTGACAACCCAGAATACATTATAAATGCATACAAGGAGTGGATTGACCCAACACCACAGAACATGGTTCTAATCGCATTCGTCTCAATGCATGAGAGCACCAGAAAGATGGTAGAATATCTCGCAGATGCGCTCGTTCAGAAAGGCGTCGATGTAAAGATAAGAAACTTAACGACAGGTGATGTCGGTGAGATAGCAATGGACTTAGTTGATGTTGCAACAATAATCATAGCAACACCTATGGTATTAGCTGGCGCTCATCCAAACGCCGTTTATGGCGCATATCTTGCAAATGTTCTAAGACCAAAGGCAAAATTTGCAGGCATCATAGGCTCATTTGGTTGGGGCGGCAAAGCCGTTGATGTTATAAAAGCCAATCTCTCTAATCTCAAAGTTGAGTTGCTCGAACCCGTATTCATAAAAGGCGATGCAAAGGATAAAGATTTAGCAAAACTGGACGAGCTTGCAGAGACAATCTATCAAAAACACAAAGAAGCAGGAATAATAAAATGA
- a CDS encoding rubrerythrin family protein, whose translation MKKMVKKALEESFAGESMAHMKYLIFAEIAQKSGKENLARLFRAVAHAEFVHAKNHAVALGISKDNLENLESARSGEEFEIDDMYPAYMAIAELFNDNQAKRAIRFAIEAEKIHEKLFDQTKEKVKQGDDFEKENIYVCPICGYTHVGDDVPDKCPVCGAKKETFEKF comes from the coding sequence GTGAAAAAAATGGTAAAGAAAGCATTGGAGGAGTCCTTTGCCGGCGAGAGCATGGCTCACATGAAGTATCTCATATTCGCAGAAATTGCCCAAAAAAGCGGAAAAGAGAATCTTGCAAGGCTATTTAGAGCTGTTGCTCACGCTGAATTTGTTCATGCAAAAAACCACGCTGTGGCACTTGGAATTTCAAAGGATAATCTCGAAAACTTAGAAAGCGCAAGAAGTGGTGAAGAGTTTGAGATCGACGATATGTACCCGGCATACATGGCAATAGCCGAGCTATTCAATGATAATCAGGCAAAAAGAGCAATAAGGTTTGCCATAGAGGCAGAAAAAATCCACGAGAAGCTCTTTGACCAAACAAAAGAAAAAGTAAAACAAGGCGACGATTTTGAAAAGGAAAATATCTATGTTTGCCCTATCTGCGGATACACTCATGTTGGGGATGATGTTCCGGACAAATGCCCGGTATGCGGTGCTAAAAAAGAAACTTTCGAAAAATTTTAA
- the nrfD gene encoding NrfD/PsrC family molybdoenzyme membrane anchor subunit: MDLVQQTLWGWNIAIYLFLGGLGGATVALAILGELRFNMGKWFGIIVSILGMAILAFGLIFLIIDLINPFRFLLAFWIKGIGHSWIARGMIVITGVFIFGPLYALATFFDWPRFKKWMGYIAMFCGFGVTTYTGLLLNANVGIPFWHTPALPVLFTVSAFSTGCALIMLILAAMKSEEAHHFFHFIEGFDIFLISLELLLIFAYFDFARLGNAAVMKSAHLLLNNPLFTIGFVILGLVSPLILEAYASTKEHSKGLAAFASVLVLIGGFLLRYLIVWAGVFQYPHGIAG; this comes from the coding sequence ATGGATCTTGTTCAGCAAACCTTATGGGGTTGGAATATAGCCATCTATTTGTTTTTGGGTGGTTTAGGTGGCGCTACGGTTGCTTTGGCTATTTTGGGAGAGTTAAGGTTCAACATGGGTAAGTGGTTTGGGATAATTGTGTCTATATTAGGTATGGCTATTTTGGCATTTGGATTAATCTTTCTGATTATCGATTTGATTAATCCTTTTAGATTCCTGTTAGCTTTCTGGATAAAAGGTATCGGGCATTCTTGGATAGCTCGTGGTATGATAGTTATTACGGGCGTGTTTATTTTTGGTCCACTTTATGCATTGGCTACTTTTTTCGATTGGCCAAGATTTAAAAAATGGATGGGTTATATAGCTATGTTCTGTGGATTTGGTGTAACGACTTACACCGGTCTTCTGCTTAACGCTAATGTTGGTATTCCTTTCTGGCATACACCTGCTTTACCGGTTCTGTTTACTGTTAGTGCGTTTTCAACAGGTTGTGCTCTTATAATGCTAATTCTTGCTGCTATGAAATCAGAGGAAGCTCATCATTTCTTCCACTTTATAGAGGGATTCGACATTTTCTTGATTTCTCTTGAATTGTTGCTAATCTTTGCTTATTTCGATTTTGCAAGGCTCGGAAATGCAGCCGTTATGAAGAGTGCTCACTTACTTCTTAATAATCCTCTCTTTACGATTGGTTTTGTTATTCTCGGTCTTGTATCTCCGCTTATTCTTGAAGCTTATGCTTCAACAAAGGAGCACTCAAAAGGTCTTGCAGCTTTTGCTTCTGTTTTAGTTCTAATAGGTGGATTCTTGCTTAGATATCTAATTGTTTGGGCTGGCGTATTTCAGTATCCACACGGAATAGCAGGGTAA
- a CDS encoding TrpB-like pyridoxal phosphate-dependent enzyme produces MERKIFLSEDEMPRYWYNILPELPTPLKPPLNPQTKEPLKPEDLKAIFPNAIIEQEMSNQKEIPIPEKVLEIYSLWRPTPLVRAYNLEKALGTPAKIYYKNESVSPAGSHKPNTAIAQAYYNKIEGITTLTTETGAGQWGSALALAGALLGLNVRVYMVKVSYEQKPFRRSMIHLWGAEVYPSPSDRTEAGRRALKEDPNNPGSLGLAISEAVEDAATHNNTNYALGSVLNHVLLHQTIIGLEAKKQFEKIGDYPDVVLAPCGGGSNLGGIGLPFIRDKINGKDVRVVAIEPASCPTLTKGVFTYDYGDVAQMTPLLYMYTLGHKFMPPKIHAGGLRYHGDSPILSQLRKDGLLDAVAYKQKEVFEAGVLFAKTEGVVPAPETCHAIKGVIDEALKAKEEGKEKTILFCFSGHGHFDMASYDLYLSGNMEDYELPEEEIEKSIKELELNKKL; encoded by the coding sequence ATGGAAAGAAAAATATTCTTATCCGAAGATGAGATGCCAAGATACTGGTATAACATTCTGCCAGAATTACCAACTCCTTTAAAACCGCCTTTGAATCCGCAAACTAAGGAACCTTTAAAACCTGAAGATTTAAAAGCCATATTCCCAAACGCCATAATAGAGCAGGAGATGAGCAATCAGAAGGAGATACCAATTCCTGAAAAGGTGCTTGAGATATACTCACTTTGGAGACCTACACCGCTTGTTAGGGCATACAACCTTGAGAAAGCCTTAGGAACACCCGCAAAGATATATTACAAAAACGAGTCTGTCTCTCCGGCTGGAAGCCATAAACCCAACACCGCAATAGCGCAAGCCTATTACAACAAGATTGAAGGTATAACAACACTTACAACAGAAACGGGTGCAGGTCAGTGGGGCAGTGCGCTTGCTTTAGCCGGTGCTTTACTTGGTTTGAATGTAAGGGTCTATATGGTTAAGGTTAGCTATGAGCAAAAACCCTTTAGGCGTTCGATGATACACTTATGGGGTGCCGAAGTCTATCCGTCTCCAAGCGATAGAACAGAAGCGGGTAGAAGAGCTTTGAAAGAAGACCCGAACAATCCTGGCAGTCTTGGTCTTGCCATCAGCGAAGCTGTTGAAGATGCAGCAACTCATAATAATACGAATTATGCATTGGGCAGTGTTTTAAATCATGTGCTTCTGCATCAGACAATCATAGGTTTGGAAGCAAAGAAGCAGTTTGAGAAGATTGGCGATTATCCTGATGTCGTGCTTGCACCGTGTGGTGGTGGGAGTAATTTGGGTGGCATAGGTTTGCCTTTTATAAGGGATAAGATTAATGGAAAAGATGTTAGAGTAGTTGCCATTGAACCTGCAAGCTGTCCAACTCTAACAAAAGGTGTATTTACCTACGATTATGGTGATGTTGCACAGATGACACCGCTGCTTTATATGTACACGCTTGGACATAAGTTTATGCCGCCAAAGATTCATGCTGGTGGTTTAAGGTATCATGGAGACTCTCCTATTTTGAGCCAGTTGAGAAAGGATGGCTTACTTGATGCTGTTGCATATAAGCAGAAGGAAGTATTTGAAGCTGGTGTTCTTTTTGCGAAGACAGAAGGTGTGGTACCTGCTCCTGAGACCTGCCATGCGATAAAGGGTGTGATTGATGAAGCTTTAAAAGCAAAAGAAGAAGGTAAAGAAAAAACGATTCTATTCTGTTTCTCTGGACATGGGCATTTCGATATGGCAAGTTATGACTTGTATTTAAGTGGCAATATGGAAGATTATGAGTTACCAGAAGAAGAGATAGAAAAATCTATAAAAGAGCTGGAATTAAATAAAAAATTGTAA